Part of the Meiothermus cerbereus DSM 11376 genome, ACTGCATACAGGCCATCGCCGTACTTAACCAACCGGCATTCGCCACAGGTTTGCTGAATAGATTTGAAGATATCGACTGGAAAGAGGCTGCCGTGGAAGGTTCGATTGGTTGCAGCGCCCGTTAAATAAACCACATTACCGTTCTTTGCTGTGCTTACAGATTGCCAAAAGCTGCTTGGGCGTTCACCGTCCACTATCAAGTTAGCCCAAAAAGCCGGACGCATAAGCGGATCATGAATAAGGGTGGACACAACCCATTTGTTCTGAGCGGTTTGGAGGGTCAAGTCCAGGTCGTCTTTCGAAGCATTAATGGCGAGTGCTTGTCCGATGTGTGCCGGAACCGTTTCATAGGTCAAAGAGTCCTGTGCACGGCTTGCTTGTTGCGACCCGCACGCCGCCAGCAACAGGGTTAGCCCAACGACCAACGACCAACGACCAACGACCAACGACCAAAAGATGAAAAACGCATAGCTGAATTCACCTCCATAGTCCAGGCTACATTTTTGGGGTAGCCAGGATCATGGTAGAGTAGTGTTTTAAGTTAAGTCAATAGCTAATATTTTGTTTATATTAAGTAAAAATTTATTGCTTCCTAGACCAAGCCGCTATGCAGCACCACAGTCATTTGTGCCAAACGCTCCCTGGCACTACTACAAGGGCATCCTTTACTCTTCCTGACCTTTCTCTAAGGTAGGGGCTTCTGCCCTTGGGTGTCTTGCTTAGGTAACTGCACACCTATCCCAGAACGGTTCAAAAGTGCGGTGTCTTTTGGTAGTCTATGCGCCAACCATGATCGCCGCCGCACGGCCCCCAGTCACGGGGGAATCCCTTTCCATACAGAACGTGGTCAAAAAATTCGGTGACTTCACCGCGCTGGGGGGGGTAAGCCTCGAGGTTCCCATGGGTGAGTTCTTCACCCTTTTGGGGCCTTCGGGCTGTGGCAAAACCACCCTGCTGCGGATTATTGCCGGCCTCGAGGTGCCCACCGAGGGCCGGGTTGTGCTGATGGGCAAAGACATCACCCCCCTGCCCGCCAACCAGCGCCCGGTCAATACCGTGTTTCAAAGCTACGCCCTTTTTCCCCACCTGTCGGTGCGGGAAAACATCGCCTTTGGCCTCAAGAGCCGCCGCATGAGCCAGGCCGAGGTGGAGCGGCGGGTGCGGTATGGGCTGGAGATGTTGCAGCTCGAGCGCTTCGCCGAGCGGCTGCCCCACCAGCTCTCGGGCGGCCAGAAGCAGCGGGTGGCCCTGGCCAGGGCGCTGGTGAATGAACCCCAGGTGCTTTTGCTCGACGAGCCCATGAGCGCCCTCGATGCCAAGCTGCGGGCCGAGGTGCAGGTGCAACTTCGGCGCTTGCAGCAGCAACTGGGCCTGACCTTT contains:
- a CDS encoding ABC transporter ATP-binding protein, which encodes MIAAARPPVTGESLSIQNVVKKFGDFTALGGVSLEVPMGEFFTLLGPSGCGKTTLLRIIAGLEVPTEGRVVLMGKDITPLPANQRPVNTVFQSYALFPHLSVRENIAFGLKSRRMSQAEVERRVRYGLEMLQLERFAERLPHQLSGGQKQRVALARALVNEPQVLLLDEPMSALDAKLRAEVQVQLRRLQQQLGLTFILVTHDQDEAMAVSDRIALMRMGHLEQVGTPDEVYERPRTRYAAEFLGAANLIKGQRLPLGFETAFGKLALRQTPPWDEGYVAIRPERVRLSEVEPQQNGLRVRVREAVYRGAYQEVWLEARRARASDELRENSSSSAMASSSLEARRA